A genomic region of Nostoc sp. UHCC 0702 contains the following coding sequences:
- a CDS encoding peptidase: MGRTQHPKFSVLKNLIKKRLLAALVLAIGTGLLIILANFQSSAVLAKTPQYTLSPHPLPPTLAQWEDKTNSGNYFSEVQQTQVGYLVWSKFPVRVYIEPPKTINEKQAEAWVNTVLSAVQEWSAYLPLTVVAQPDIADITIVRKAPPLQISPGSNITRARSAQTTYDLYTSNNVLLHRFTILLSPSQTGNYLTAAVRHEFGHALGIWGHSPLQTDALYFSQVRNPPPISPRDVNTLKRVYEQPTSLGWAVKFSNNAQHF; this comes from the coding sequence ATGGGAAGAACCCAACACCCAAAATTTAGCGTCCTGAAAAATTTAATAAAAAAGCGGTTACTAGCAGCTCTGGTTTTAGCTATTGGCACAGGGCTGCTAATTATTTTGGCTAACTTCCAGTCCAGTGCTGTATTGGCAAAAACACCACAATACACTCTATCTCCCCACCCCCTACCGCCCACCTTGGCGCAGTGGGAAGACAAAACAAACAGCGGTAATTATTTTTCCGAAGTTCAACAAACCCAAGTGGGTTATTTAGTCTGGTCAAAATTTCCCGTTCGAGTTTATATAGAACCACCAAAAACAATTAACGAAAAGCAGGCTGAAGCCTGGGTGAATACCGTCTTGTCAGCTGTGCAAGAGTGGAGTGCTTATTTACCTTTGACAGTAGTTGCACAGCCAGATATTGCTGATATTACAATTGTGCGAAAAGCCCCACCTCTACAAATTTCTCCGGGTAGCAATATCACCCGTGCGCGTTCCGCACAAACCACTTACGATTTATACACTAGCAACAACGTTTTATTGCACCGCTTCACTATTTTATTGAGTCCCAGCCAAACAGGTAATTATCTCACCGCAGCTGTTCGTCACGAATTCGGCCACGCTTTAGGAATTTGGGGGCATAGTCCGCTACAAACTGATGCTTTATACTTTTCTCAAGTTCGCAACCCACCGCCTATTTCTCCTAGAGATGTCAATACTTTGAAGCGGGTTTATGAACAACCAACCAGTTTAGGATGGGCTGTAAAGTTTAGTAACAACGCTCAACATTTCTGA
- a CDS encoding MFS transporter, which produces MMQPSDLDRKILPLSPSHAKKQNRASAPTVTNHLSAVPKSTPSPINRHEMSSADVSTEQHATLEIPKNDVSRQCEKPVDDQLTTAEASSNGQLPASHTTEKEPAQLNASGDGGEASGNVKQYGFLPVLKNPNFLALWGGQVFCQLADKVYLVLMIALINTQFQGSNQSISGWVSALMMAFTIPAVLFGSVAGVFVDRWSKKAVLVATNAWRGILVLAIPFLLWLTHDWQPIGMLPVGFVIILGVTFLVSTLTQFFAPAEQAAIPLVVEEQHLLSANSLYTTTMMASVIVGFAVGEPLLAIADQLWLVLGGHNALGKEILVGGSYAIAGIILLLLVTREKHHDEDTEFPHVFSDLRDGFGYLKANHHVRNALLQLIILFSVFAALTVLAVRMAEIIPNLKASQFGFLLAAGGVGIAAGATILGQFGQRFSYTQLSLCGCVGMTASLIGLSIFTTQLWIVLLLIGLLGIFGALVGIPMQTAIQTETPADMRGKVFGLQNNVINIALSLPLALAGVAETFVGLQAVFLGLAAIVFSGIILTWYNSRE; this is translated from the coding sequence ATGATGCAACCGTCTGATTTGGATAGAAAAATCCTACCTTTGTCACCAAGCCACGCCAAAAAACAGAATAGGGCATCAGCTCCTACAGTTACAAATCACCTAAGTGCTGTTCCCAAATCTACACCCAGTCCAATCAACCGCCATGAAATGTCCTCAGCAGATGTTTCTACTGAGCAACATGCGACATTGGAAATACCCAAAAACGATGTGTCCAGGCAATGCGAAAAACCAGTTGATGACCAATTAACCACTGCTGAGGCTTCTAGCAATGGACAGTTGCCAGCATCCCATACCACAGAAAAAGAACCAGCGCAATTAAATGCATCTGGTGATGGTGGAGAAGCATCAGGGAATGTAAAACAGTATGGGTTTTTACCCGTATTAAAAAATCCTAATTTTCTGGCTCTTTGGGGCGGTCAAGTTTTTTGCCAACTGGCAGATAAAGTATATTTAGTGCTGATGATTGCCTTAATTAACACTCAGTTTCAGGGCAGTAATCAAAGCATTAGTGGTTGGGTATCAGCATTGATGATGGCGTTCACAATTCCCGCTGTGCTGTTTGGTTCTGTGGCTGGTGTGTTTGTGGATCGCTGGTCGAAAAAGGCTGTACTGGTGGCAACAAATGCCTGGCGTGGCATCTTAGTTTTAGCAATTCCCTTTTTGTTGTGGTTAACTCATGATTGGCAACCCATAGGAATGTTGCCAGTGGGTTTTGTGATTATTCTGGGTGTGACTTTTTTAGTTTCCACACTAACGCAGTTTTTTGCACCAGCAGAACAGGCAGCAATTCCTTTAGTGGTGGAAGAACAGCACTTACTTTCAGCTAATTCTTTATACACAACAACGATGATGGCATCGGTGATTGTTGGGTTTGCCGTTGGAGAACCATTGTTAGCGATCGCCGATCAACTTTGGCTAGTACTTGGTGGGCATAATGCATTGGGCAAAGAAATTTTAGTGGGTGGCAGTTATGCGATCGCGGGCATAATTTTATTGCTGTTAGTGACTCGCGAAAAACACCACGATGAAGACACAGAATTCCCTCACGTTTTCTCTGATTTGCGCGATGGTTTCGGCTACCTGAAAGCCAATCATCACGTCCGCAATGCTTTACTGCAACTAATTATTTTGTTCTCTGTCTTTGCAGCATTAACTGTTCTCGCCGTTCGCATGGCAGAAATCATTCCTAACTTAAAAGCTTCCCAATTTGGATTTTTATTAGCAGCTGGTGGTGTTGGCATTGCTGCAGGAGCAACAATTCTCGGTCAGTTCGGACAGCGCTTTTCCTATACACAATTAAGCCTGTGCGGTTGTGTAGGTATGACAGCATCTCTAATTGGTCTTTCTATATTTACTACACAGCTATGGATAGTCCTGCTGCTGATAGGGCTGTTGGGTATCTTTGGCGCATTAGTGGGTATTCCCATGCAGACAGCAATTCAAACAGAAACCCCAGCAGATATGCGGGGTAAAGTTTTTGGTTTGCAAAATAATGTGATTAATATTGCCCTTTCTTTGCCTTTAGCCTTGGCAGGTGTAGCGGAAACCTTTGTGGGATTACAAGCAGTGTTTTTGGGATTGGCTGCGATCGTCTTTTCCGGAATAATATTAACTTGGTATAACTCCCGTGAGTAA
- a CDS encoding CGLD27 family protein: MMRSSVSNCPVPTDQQPLNEYEQLKTSWLFRDCTLDWRQYLTKMVWIWGISWLVAGPVAAASFPPHKNLAHFILCGAAGASVGVVLTLVRLYLGWLYVRDRLYSMTVFYEESGWYDGQTWTKPPEVLSRDRLIVTYDIKPILQRLQFTFAGLAGLLLIGTIVWHLL; this comes from the coding sequence ATGATGAGGTCTTCGGTTTCAAATTGCCCAGTTCCCACAGACCAACAACCACTCAATGAATACGAACAGTTAAAAACTTCCTGGCTATTTCGTGATTGCACTTTAGATTGGCGGCAATACCTCACGAAAATGGTATGGATTTGGGGTATATCGTGGCTGGTGGCTGGCCCTGTAGCAGCAGCAAGCTTTCCCCCGCACAAAAATCTTGCCCATTTTATCCTCTGTGGTGCAGCAGGAGCAAGTGTAGGGGTAGTGCTGACTCTGGTGCGGTTGTATTTAGGCTGGCTGTATGTGCGCGATCGCCTTTACAGTATGACTGTATTTTACGAAGAGTCAGGCTGGTACGACGGTCAAACTTGGACAAAGCCACCAGAAGTGCTAAGTCGCGATCGCTTGATTGTCACATACGACATCAAACCGATTCTCCAACGGTTACAATTTACCTTTGCTGGCTTGGCTGGATTGTTGCTTATTGGTACTATAGTTTGGCATTTGTTGTAA
- a CDS encoding asparaginase: protein MTMGKRTQATALEVRLLREGIIESRHIAQAVVCDERGRVLTVAGNSETAAFVRSALKPFQALAVTTTGTLERYDLSDRDLAIITSSHKGTIEQVRQAFNILWRADLDPTTLQCPIPVGKRSPLEYNCSGKHAGMLAVCQQRHWPLNNYLDRKHPIQQLILGKVAELLRMPAEEFISAHDDCGAPTYLMQLGHMASLYALLASSSNVDMERIVRAMTHHPAMVAGDGEFDTELMRLTPGELVSKAGAEGVQCIGRLGEGMGLAIKVMDGAKRAKHAVAIHLLQQMGWITPSAAESLSEKFMTLGKYKRLEVVGELSFL, encoded by the coding sequence ATGACAATGGGAAAACGAACTCAAGCCACAGCACTGGAAGTCCGGTTGCTGCGTGAAGGTATTATTGAATCGAGGCATATAGCCCAAGCTGTTGTATGCGATGAACGGGGACGGGTTCTTACCGTTGCCGGAAATTCTGAAACTGCTGCATTTGTCCGTTCAGCACTCAAACCATTTCAGGCACTCGCAGTCACCACCACAGGCACACTCGAACGCTACGACCTCAGCGATCGCGACTTAGCAATTATTACAAGTTCCCACAAGGGAACAATCGAGCAGGTACGACAGGCATTTAATATACTTTGGCGGGCGGATCTCGATCCGACTACACTCCAGTGTCCGATACCTGTGGGTAAACGCAGTCCTCTAGAATACAACTGTTCTGGTAAACATGCGGGGATGTTAGCTGTTTGTCAACAGCGTCATTGGCCTTTAAATAACTACTTGGATCGCAAACACCCAATACAACAATTAATATTGGGCAAAGTAGCAGAATTGCTCAGAATGCCAGCAGAGGAATTTATTAGCGCTCATGACGATTGCGGGGCACCAACTTATCTCATGCAACTCGGCCACATGGCATCTTTGTATGCCCTGCTAGCCTCTAGTAGCAATGTGGATATGGAGCGTATTGTCCGTGCTATGACTCATCACCCAGCTATGGTAGCAGGAGATGGAGAATTCGATACGGAACTGATGCGCTTAACTCCAGGGGAATTGGTAAGTAAAGCTGGTGCCGAAGGAGTGCAATGCATTGGTAGGCTTGGTGAAGGTATGGGATTGGCGATTAAAGTCATGGATGGCGCAAAACGAGCAAAACATGCCGTTGCGATCCACTTGCTCCAGCAGATGGGTTGGATTACTCCCAGCGCAGCCGAAAGCTTGTCAGAAAAGTTTATGACTTTGGGAAAATACAAGCGTTTAGAAGTAGTTGGGGAATTATCGTTTTTATAG
- the rsfS gene encoding ribosome silencing factor, with protein sequence MSDFFQGNFPLKSVSVTKSAPRNLEAETEVSGNLAITIAEAASDRKAGEILVLRVADVSYLADYFVMMTGYSKVQVRAIADAIEAQVQSEWQRRPLRTEGKAEGSWVLQDYGEVIVHIMMPKEREFYNLEAFWINAERISLPNSDEGGGKPT encoded by the coding sequence ATGTCTGATTTTTTCCAAGGAAATTTCCCATTAAAATCCGTCTCAGTGACAAAAAGTGCGCCGAGAAACCTAGAGGCTGAAACCGAGGTGAGTGGAAATTTAGCTATAACCATAGCTGAAGCGGCATCAGACCGGAAGGCAGGCGAGATTTTAGTGCTGAGGGTAGCCGATGTATCTTACCTGGCAGATTACTTTGTGATGATGACTGGCTATTCTAAAGTACAAGTCAGAGCGATCGCCGATGCAATCGAAGCACAAGTACAAAGTGAGTGGCAACGGCGTCCTTTGCGGACAGAAGGAAAAGCCGAGGGGAGTTGGGTGCTACAAGACTACGGCGAAGTCATCGTTCACATCATGATGCCAAAGGAACGGGAGTTTTATAATTTAGAAGCGTTCTGGATTAATGCGGAACGCATTTCCCTTCCAAATTCTGATGAGGGTGGGGGTAAGCCAACATGA
- the deoC gene encoding deoxyribose-phosphate aldolase, translating to MAADYPNIDIAPFIDHALLTPTATPEQVEQWCEEAYRFNFAAVCLYPAYVKQAAELLHGKNPKVCTVIGFPSGATTSAVKLYEAQEAAENGATELDVVINLGYLKAGKTEQVHQEIAAICEETGQTVKVILETNLLTDAEKKIAAEISMDAGAAFLKTNTGWSGGATVADVRLLKELTRERVGIKAAGGIRTHNQALDLILAGATRLGTSRGIDLIRQRDNLEKGE from the coding sequence ATGGCAGCAGACTATCCAAACATTGATATTGCGCCATTTATAGACCACGCCCTATTAACGCCAACGGCTACCCCAGAGCAAGTTGAACAATGGTGTGAAGAAGCATACAGATTTAATTTTGCGGCTGTTTGCTTGTATCCTGCTTATGTCAAGCAAGCAGCAGAACTTCTCCACGGTAAGAACCCAAAAGTCTGTACGGTGATTGGTTTTCCTAGTGGAGCAACGACTTCAGCAGTCAAGCTTTATGAAGCTCAAGAAGCAGCGGAAAATGGAGCTACTGAGTTGGATGTAGTCATCAATTTAGGCTACTTAAAAGCTGGTAAAACTGAGCAAGTTCACCAAGAGATTGCGGCAATTTGCGAAGAGACTGGACAAACTGTCAAGGTGATTTTAGAAACTAACCTGCTGACAGATGCGGAGAAAAAAATAGCAGCAGAAATATCTATGGATGCAGGAGCAGCATTCTTGAAAACCAATACAGGTTGGAGTGGTGGTGCAACTGTGGCGGATGTACGGCTGTTAAAGGAACTGACGCGAGAAAGGGTAGGAATTAAGGCAGCAGGGGGTATCCGCACTCACAATCAAGCCTTGGATTTGATTTTAGCAGGTGCTACTAGATTAGGCACTTCTCGCGGCATTGATTTGATCCGTCAGCGCGATAACCTGGAAAAGGGTGAATAG
- a CDS encoding endonuclease — protein sequence MDTKLKGDIAEQAAILHALKHGWGVLKPVGDRLPYDIVFDVEGTLIKIQVKYAWFDQPSGNYVVDNRRTKTNRRLMVREAYKPADFNFALVYIENLDLFYIFPVDVFIGYGSEIHLVEAEKRQRKPRSARYRDAWELIL from the coding sequence ATGGACACAAAGCTTAAAGGAGACATAGCCGAACAAGCAGCTATTCTTCATGCATTAAAACATGGTTGGGGAGTTTTGAAACCTGTTGGAGATAGGCTACCTTACGATATAGTATTTGATGTTGAGGGAACTCTGATTAAAATTCAAGTCAAATATGCCTGGTTTGATCAACCTTCTGGCAATTATGTTGTAGATAATCGCCGCACCAAAACAAATCGGCGGCTAATGGTTCGAGAAGCATATAAGCCAGCAGACTTTAATTTTGCCTTGGTGTATATAGAAAATCTTGACTTGTTCTATATCTTCCCGGTAGACGTGTTCATCGGCTATGGTAGCGAAATCCACCTTGTGGAGGCTGAAAAGCGACAGCGCAAACCTCGTTCTGCACGATACCGTGATGCTTGGGAGTTGATTCTATAA
- a CDS encoding DNA cytosine methyltransferase → MSDCPCIFSFFAGSGFLDLGFDNSGFNVVYVSEIFPQFMSAYRYSREVLNFPLPEYGYHEGEAGDITKLTEGIQAQRLWELIQNCRKSHHILGFIGAPPCPDFSIGGKNRGHLGDNGKLSAAYVELICRNLPDFFLFENVKGLWRTIKHRLFYESLKQKLQQAGYILTERLINAIEYGVPQDRDRIILVGFRKNFIKDMGIKIGSDQLLPEADFSWNKQILYLQEKVFSYPWSKCEPFQQDSILPCPDNIPQELTVEYWFRKNDVLNHPNGRHYFQPRAGIIKFAAIDEGDDSKKSFKRLHRWRYSPTACYGNNEVHLHPYKIRRISVAEALAIQSLPANFVLPENMSLTNMFKTIGNGVPYLASKALAQTILDFLAIYTKNAGELTQLTIK, encoded by the coding sequence ATGAGCGATTGCCCTTGTATTTTCTCTTTTTTTGCTGGTTCTGGTTTTCTTGATTTAGGTTTTGATAATAGCGGTTTTAACGTTGTTTATGTCAGTGAAATTTTTCCCCAATTCATGTCAGCGTATCGCTATTCACGCGAGGTTCTCAATTTCCCATTGCCAGAATATGGATATCATGAGGGGGAAGCAGGAGATATAACTAAACTTACCGAAGGAATACAAGCACAACGCCTCTGGGAGTTAATACAAAACTGTCGCAAATCTCATCATATTTTGGGCTTTATTGGTGCCCCTCCTTGTCCTGATTTTTCTATTGGCGGTAAAAATAGAGGACACTTAGGCGATAATGGGAAACTTTCTGCTGCTTATGTTGAATTAATTTGTCGTAATCTTCCTGATTTCTTTTTATTCGAGAATGTTAAGGGTTTATGGAGAACGATAAAACATCGTTTATTTTATGAATCTCTTAAACAAAAATTACAGCAAGCAGGCTATATATTAACAGAACGATTAATTAATGCTATTGAATACGGTGTCCCTCAAGATAGGGATAGAATTATTCTCGTTGGTTTCCGAAAGAATTTTATCAAGGATATGGGTATAAAAATTGGTAGTGATCAGTTACTACCTGAAGCGGATTTTTCTTGGAATAAACAGATTTTATATCTTCAAGAAAAAGTTTTTTCTTATCCTTGGTCTAAGTGTGAACCATTCCAACAAGATTCTATATTGCCTTGTCCTGATAATATTCCTCAAGAACTAACAGTTGAATACTGGTTTAGAAAAAATGATGTGCTGAATCATCCTAATGGTAGACATTATTTTCAACCAAGAGCAGGTATCATCAAATTCGCTGCTATTGATGAAGGAGATGATTCTAAGAAGTCCTTCAAACGTCTTCACAGATGGCGTTACTCTCCAACAGCTTGTTACGGAAATAATGAAGTACATTTACATCCCTACAAAATCCGTCGAATTTCTGTAGCTGAAGCTTTAGCCATACAATCTTTGCCAGCAAATTTTGTGCTTCCAGAAAATATGTCACTCACCAATATGTTTAAAACTATTGGTAATGGTGTACCCTATTTGGCATCAAAGGCGTTAGCTCAAACTATTCTTGACTTCCTAGCAATTTACACAAAAAATGCTGGGGAACTGACTCAGCTTACTATTAAATAA
- the recO gene encoding DNA repair protein RecO, producing the protein MSRTYKATGINLKSQALGESDRIVTILTREFGLIRAVAPGSRKHNSSLGGRSGMFVVNELLIAKGRSLDKITQAQTLKTYPGLAKDLGKLSAGQYLAEIVLCQALSEQPQEELYELFNEHLHRLEALPSTETFGIYAHLAHGVFHLLALAGLTPQVQVCCLTQQPLQPDLKDPNWEVGFSIPAGGMVSLDAWERLRREGKIGTDRENSKLTQLPNHPITESPQISSYQTVAHRQEIPVISGRLSATELAMFQQLSQPEIMQINAAKDDGWLSVEQILRQYAQYHLGRPIRSATLIDSYFAANHDATV; encoded by the coding sequence ATGAGTAGAACCTATAAAGCAACTGGAATTAATCTCAAAAGCCAAGCACTGGGAGAATCGGACAGGATAGTGACAATTTTGACACGCGAATTTGGTTTGATTCGAGCAGTTGCTCCAGGCTCACGCAAGCACAACTCTAGCCTTGGCGGTAGGAGTGGGATGTTTGTAGTGAATGAACTGCTGATTGCCAAAGGGCGATCGCTTGATAAAATTACTCAAGCACAAACACTAAAAACTTATCCAGGTCTGGCTAAAGATTTGGGAAAACTCTCTGCTGGTCAGTATTTAGCAGAAATAGTACTGTGTCAGGCTTTGAGCGAACAACCCCAAGAAGAACTTTATGAGTTATTCAATGAACATCTCCATCGGTTAGAAGCATTACCCAGCACAGAGACATTTGGTATTTATGCACATCTAGCTCATGGAGTATTTCACCTTTTAGCTTTAGCAGGACTAACACCTCAAGTACAAGTCTGTTGCCTGACTCAACAACCCCTACAACCGGATCTGAAAGACCCTAACTGGGAAGTAGGATTTAGTATCCCCGCAGGTGGTATGGTTTCCTTAGATGCTTGGGAACGCTTGCGAAGAGAGGGGAAAATTGGCACAGACAGAGAAAATTCAAAGCTCACCCAATTACCTAATCACCCAATCACAGAATCGCCCCAAATATCTAGTTACCAAACAGTTGCCCATAGACAAGAGATACCAGTGATTTCTGGTCGCCTGAGTGCTACAGAACTAGCTATGTTCCAACAGCTCTCACAACCAGAGATAATGCAAATAAATGCAGCCAAAGATGATGGCTGGTTATCTGTTGAGCAGATTTTGCGCCAGTATGCTCAATATCATTTAGGTCGCCCCATTCGCTCTGCTACCTTGATAGACTCTTATTTTGCTGCCAACCATGATGCAACCGTCTGA
- a CDS encoding glycosyltransferase family 4 protein, translating to MRIAWIGKKSPFCGNVTYSREVTNALLDRGHEVSFLHFAQEESEPGNWPNFQEVSLPFIYKSQVYTIPTFKATKVLTQSLRRIKPDIVHASLTLSPLDFVLPEICEELNLPLIATFHTPFAGKGAKLISGTQLLAYQLYAPFLGNYDRVIVFSQIQRELLARMGVKEENIAVIPNGVDTVKYSPGPSTVKAEFQAERLFVYQGRIAPEKNVEPLLRAWKQSEMAAGSKLLIVGDGPLKPSLEPFYDSEYNITWLGFVADEDRRIEILRGADVFILPSLVEGLSLSLLEAMSCGLACLATDVGADGEVLEKGAGVVLNTKTVRSQLKTLLPLFQDHPELTTVLGQKARNRVLERYTLSNNITSLEELYREVLAQRRPVRLSWGA from the coding sequence ATGCGTATAGCCTGGATTGGAAAAAAATCACCCTTTTGTGGTAACGTTACTTACAGTCGAGAAGTTACAAATGCTTTGCTAGACCGGGGTCATGAAGTTAGCTTTCTTCACTTTGCCCAAGAAGAATCTGAACCTGGTAACTGGCCAAATTTTCAAGAAGTTTCCCTACCTTTTATTTATAAGTCTCAGGTTTACACAATTCCGACTTTCAAAGCGACCAAGGTTTTAACACAGTCGCTACGGCGTATTAAGCCTGATATAGTCCATGCTTCCTTAACCCTGTCTCCTCTTGACTTTGTTCTCCCAGAAATCTGTGAAGAATTAAATTTGCCCCTAATTGCCACTTTCCACACACCATTTGCAGGGAAGGGGGCAAAACTTATATCGGGAACACAACTTTTGGCTTATCAACTCTACGCGCCTTTTTTGGGTAACTACGATCGCGTGATTGTATTTTCTCAAATTCAGCGAGAACTTTTGGCGCGGATGGGTGTAAAAGAAGAAAATATTGCTGTGATTCCCAACGGTGTAGATACTGTCAAATACTCTCCTGGCCCTTCCACAGTCAAAGCAGAATTCCAAGCCGAACGCTTGTTTGTCTATCAAGGTCGCATCGCCCCAGAAAAAAACGTCGAACCCCTGCTGCGTGCTTGGAAGCAGTCGGAGATGGCAGCTGGTAGTAAGTTGCTGATTGTGGGTGATGGCCCTTTGAAGCCATCTTTAGAACCATTTTATGATTCGGAATACAACATTACTTGGTTGGGTTTTGTTGCTGATGAAGACCGCCGCATCGAGATATTACGGGGTGCAGATGTATTTATTTTGCCATCGTTGGTAGAGGGTTTATCGTTGTCTTTGTTAGAGGCAATGTCATGTGGATTGGCTTGTTTAGCAACTGATGTGGGTGCAGATGGAGAGGTGTTGGAAAAAGGAGCAGGGGTAGTTTTAAATACCAAGACGGTGCGATCGCAGTTAAAAACTCTGTTGCCATTATTCCAAGACCATCCTGAGTTAACAACTGTGTTGGGGCAAAAAGCTAGAAACCGCGTTTTAGAACGCTATACCCTCAGCAATAATATTACTTCGTTGGAAGAATTGTATCGGGAAGTTTTAGCACAACGACGACCAGTGCGACTAAGTTGGGGGGCGTAG
- a CDS encoding DUF697 domain-containing protein — MVVKLQRPILVGGLGLSFSLWILQSWHHSIVQLSEFGLLSALAVGGGLWLFQQNRPKGTLEQLDGIVVERTTVESAIAKAEAVINQLAQEAENHTALEALREKVAQLILELDRQEIKVAVTGGKSVGKSTLIQLLSSGWQEKQQKVSFYETAPLFREVGDNSHATALAELNQADFILFLTNGDLTDSEFQTLQQLKAANQPTILVFNKQDQYLADERASVLLSLKQRMQNNVVATAASPVPIKVRKHEADGSVQKWTEQPAPDIQQLTQQLTEVLAQQAEQLVWTTTLRKARLLKAEAKTWLNEIRCDRATPVIEQYQWIAAAAAFANPVPALDILATAAINAQMVMDLGNIYQQKFSLEQAQTVAGTMGSLMLKLGLVELSTKAVSTVLKSNAVTFVAGGLVQGVSAAYLTRVAGLSLVEYFEQQEIAIDSGTALNLDKLRQTLQKVFQQNQQMAFLQGFVKQGVKRLLPEAQPVG; from the coding sequence ATGGTTGTGAAGTTGCAGCGACCAATTTTAGTGGGAGGATTGGGACTATCCTTTTCCCTGTGGATTTTACAAAGTTGGCATCATTCGATAGTGCAGTTGAGTGAGTTTGGTTTGTTGAGTGCCTTAGCTGTCGGGGGTGGTTTGTGGTTGTTCCAGCAAAATCGCCCCAAAGGCACTTTAGAGCAGCTAGATGGTATAGTTGTTGAGCGGACAACAGTGGAAAGTGCGATCGCTAAAGCTGAAGCTGTTATTAACCAACTGGCACAAGAAGCAGAAAACCATACAGCTTTAGAAGCACTACGAGAAAAAGTTGCCCAGTTAATTTTAGAGTTAGACAGGCAAGAAATTAAGGTGGCTGTTACTGGCGGCAAATCTGTGGGTAAAAGCACTTTGATTCAACTGCTATCTAGCGGTTGGCAAGAAAAACAGCAAAAAGTTAGCTTCTACGAAACAGCACCTTTGTTTAGAGAAGTAGGTGATAATTCACATGCAACTGCTTTGGCAGAACTGAATCAAGCTGATTTTATCCTGTTTCTGACGAACGGTGATTTGACAGATTCAGAATTTCAAACCTTACAGCAGCTAAAAGCAGCAAATCAGCCTACAATTCTAGTTTTCAACAAACAAGACCAATATTTAGCAGATGAACGTGCTAGCGTGTTGCTGTCGTTAAAACAGCGGATGCAAAACAATGTAGTGGCGACTGCTGCGTCTCCGGTTCCTATCAAAGTACGGAAGCATGAAGCTGATGGTTCTGTGCAAAAATGGACAGAACAACCAGCGCCAGATATCCAGCAGTTAACACAACAATTGACTGAAGTTTTGGCACAGCAAGCAGAACAGCTGGTGTGGACAACTACTTTGAGAAAAGCTAGGTTGCTGAAAGCTGAGGCGAAAACTTGGCTAAATGAAATTAGATGCGATCGCGCCACCCCAGTTATTGAACAATATCAATGGATAGCTGCGGCTGCTGCTTTTGCTAACCCAGTACCAGCCTTGGATATTTTGGCGACTGCGGCAATTAATGCCCAGATGGTCATGGATTTAGGTAATATTTATCAGCAGAAATTTTCCCTAGAACAGGCGCAAACTGTGGCGGGGACTATGGGAAGTTTGATGCTGAAGCTGGGTTTAGTGGAACTTTCTACCAAGGCTGTTAGCACTGTTTTGAAAAGTAATGCTGTGACGTTTGTGGCTGGTGGCTTGGTGCAGGGAGTTAGTGCAGCTTATCTCACCAGGGTAGCAGGGTTGAGTTTAGTTGAGTATTTTGAGCAGCAGGAAATAGCCATAGATTCTGGAACTGCTTTGAATTTGGACAAGTTGCGGCAAACTTTGCAAAAGGTGTTTCAGCAAAATCAGCAGATGGCTTTTCTGCAAGGTTTTGTTAAGCAAGGTGTGAAGCGTTTGTTGCCAGAGGCGCAGCCGGTTGGATAG
- the secG gene encoding preprotein translocase subunit SecG has product MTVTNIVQGIWAFSALALIVLVLLHSPKGDGIGAIGGQAQLFSSTKSAENTLNRITWALTVIFLGLTVVLSAGWLPK; this is encoded by the coding sequence ATGACAGTTACTAATATTGTGCAAGGCATTTGGGCATTTTCCGCATTAGCTTTGATAGTTTTGGTGTTGCTGCATAGCCCCAAAGGTGATGGTATTGGAGCAATTGGCGGACAAGCTCAACTTTTTAGCAGCACCAAAAGCGCAGAAAATACTTTGAACCGAATTACTTGGGCATTGACAGTAATTTTTCTCGGTTTAACAGTAGTTTTAAGTGCAGGCTGGTTGCCTAAATAA